One genomic region from Pristiophorus japonicus isolate sPriJap1 chromosome 27, sPriJap1.hap1, whole genome shotgun sequence encodes:
- the LOC139239285 gene encoding RILP-like protein 2, producing MEELNPTSAFDKDPFELAAEDVYDISYIIGRDLMKLSGPDGCHIVSELQYKIIRVLEMFEALVNKHNLTVETLRIERDSLRVETERLRQAESDSQLQQSAGPDKLAVDVNDPDRPRFTLQELRDVLQERNKLKAQLLVAQEELECYKSGLITANKSPILETSESSARAGREQTMIKKLFSLKHRKHP from the coding sequence ATGGAGGAACTCAACCCGACATCAGCGTTTGACAAAGATCCATTCGAGCTGGCGGCTGAAGACGTCTATGATATATCTTACATCATCGGCCGGGACTTGATGAAGCTCAGCGGCCCGGACGGCTGCCACATCGTGTCAGAGCTGCAGTACAAAATCATCCGGGTGCTGGAAATGTTCGAGGCTCTAGTGAACAAGCACAACCTGACGGTGGAGACGCTGAGAATTGAACGGGACAGCCTGCGAGTCGAAACGGAAAGGCTTCGACAGGCGGAAAGTGATTCGCAGCTGCAGCAAAGCGCGGGGCCGGACAAACTTGCAGTCGATGTCAATGACCCAGATCGCCCCCGTTTCACGCTCCAGGAACTGAGGGATGTGTTGCAAGAACGCAACAAGTTGAAGGCTCAGCTGCTGGTTGCACAAGAGGAGCTGGAGTGTTACAAAAGCGGATTAATCACCGCAAACAAATCTCCTATCCTGGAAACCAGTGAGTCGAGTGCGAGAGCTGGTCGTGAACAGACCATGATTAAAAAACTGTTCTCTCTCAAACACAGGAAACATCCTTAA